A single region of the Phalacrocorax aristotelis chromosome 17, bGulAri2.1, whole genome shotgun sequence genome encodes:
- the NACC2 gene encoding nucleus accumbens-associated protein 2 has product MSQMLHIEIPNFGNTVLGCLNEQRLLGLYCDVSIVVKGQAFKAHRAVLAASSLYFRDLFSGNSKNAFELPGTVPPACFQQILSFCYTGKLTMAASEQLVVMYTAGFLQIQHIVEKGTDLMFKVSSPHCDSQTTMIEDPSSEPQSPCNQLQSASAPYVMSPSMPIPLLTRVKHENLELQAAALPGLPGKRPLEPGAREGAGGGGPNAGPLKLSRVSYYGMPNLATLIPNVQQVQYSQGERTSPGASSIPTTDSPTSYHNEEDEEDDEAYDTMVEEQYGQMYIKSSGGYSVAQEKPEQIPLENRSCVLIRRDLVALPASLISQIGYRCHPKLYSEGDPGEKLELVAGSGVYITRGQLMNCHLCAGVKHKVLLRRLLATFFDRNTLANSCGTGIRSSTSDPSRKPLDSRVLNAVKLYCQNFAPSFKESEMNVIAADMCTNARRVRKRWLPKIKSMLPEGMEMYRTVMGSTTNSVPLDPEFQPNTAQVFEQRIYAERRSDSGTIVALRTNTVNVELSNGSNQSFEQSEDAEGAGSVIQEAAATDAMASDTQSTPQPFEQGSGSSSRPETPVRRQDGTYGGTL; this is encoded by the exons ATGTCGCAGATGTTGCACATAGAGATTCCCAACTTTGGGAACACCGTTCTGGGCTGCCTGAACGAGCagcggctgctggggctgtACTGCGATGTCTCCATCGTGGTGAAGGGCCAAGCCTTCAAGGCGCACCGGGCGGTCCTGGCCGCCAGCAGCCTCTACTTCCGAGACTTGTTCAGTGGGAACAGCAAAAACGCCTTTGAGCTGCCGGGTACCGTCCCTCCGGCTTGCTTCCAGCAGATCCTCTCCTTCTGCTACACCGGGAAGCTGACCATGGCGGCGAGCGAGCAGCTGGTGGTGATGTACACGGCGGGCTTCCTGCAGATCCAGCACATCGTGGAGAAAGGGACGGACTTGATGTTCAAGGTCAGCTCTCCCCACTGTGACTCTCAGACCACCATGATCGAAGACCCCAGCTCGGAGCCGCAGAGCCCCTGCAACCAGCTGCAGTCGGCCTCGGCGCCCTATGTCATGTCCCCCTCCATGCCCATCCCGCTCCTCACGCGCGTCAAACACGAGAACCTcgagctgcaggcagctgccctgcccGGCCTGCCTGGCAAGCGGCCCCTCGAGCCCGGCGCCCGGGAgggggcaggcggcggcggccccaACGCCGGTCCCCTGAAGCTCTCCCGCGTCTCCTACTATGGGATGCCCAACCTGGCCACCCTCATCCCCAACGTCCAGCAGGTCCAGTACTCGCAGGGGGAGCGGACGAGCCCCGGCGCCAGCAGCATTCCCACCACCGACAGCCCCACCTCCTACCACAAcgaggaggacgaggaggacGACGAGGCGTACGACACCATGGTGGAGGAGCAGTACGGGCAGATGTACATCAAATCCTCGGGAGGCTACTCTG ttgcTCAAGAGAAGCCAGAGCAGATCCCACTGGAGAACCGCTCCTGCGTCCTCATACGACGGGATCTCGTTGCTCTCCCAGCCAGTCTTATCAGTCAAATCGGATACCGTTGTCACCCAAAACTCTACTCGGAGGGAGATCCTGGAGAAAAACTTGAGCTTGTTGCAG GCTCAGGTGTTTACATCACCCGGGGGCAGCTGATGAATTGCCACTTATGTGCCGGTGTCAAACACAAGGTCCTTCTGAGACGTCTTCTGGCCACCTTCTTTGATCG GAACACGCTCGCCAACAGCTGCGGAACTGGAATCCGGTCCTCCACGAGCGATCCCAGCAGGAAGCCCCTGGACAGCAGGGTTCTTAATGCAGTCAAAT TGTATTGTCAGAATTTTGCCCCGAGCTTTAAGGAAAGCGAGATGAATGTTATAGCAGCCGATATGTGCACCAACGCCCGCCGGGTCCGCAAACGCTGGCTGCCGAAGATTAAGTCCATGCTGCCGGAAGGGATGGAGATGTACCGCACGGTCATGGGCTCCACCACAAACAGTGTCCCCCTGGATCCTGAATTCCAGCCCAACACTGCTCAGGTGTTTGAGCAGCGAATCTATGCAGAAAGGAGGAGCGATTCAGGAACTATAGTAGCCTTGAGAACTAACACAGTGAACGTAGAGCTAAGCAATGGTTCCAACCAGTCCTTCGAACAGAGCGAGGATGCCGAAGGGGCTGGCTCTGTGATACAGGAGGCAGCTGCCACAGATGCTATGGCATCGGATACCCAAAGCACTCCACAACCTTTCGAACAAGGTTCAGGCTCCTCCAGCCGGCCCGAAACTCCCGTGAGAAGACAAGATGGTACTTACGGAGGGACTTTATAA